One segment of Campylobacter hominis ATCC BAA-381 DNA contains the following:
- a CDS encoding galactosyltransferase, protein MFVVIFCLKIFYEAAQLLKNRNDLKFIFVGNTYEGNKSSADKKFLENKNLWNL, encoded by the coding sequence TTGTTTGTTGTGATATTTTGCTTGAAGATATTTTATGAAGCAGCACAGCTTTTAAAAAACAGAAATGATCTTAAATTTATCTTTGTGGGAAATACTTACGAGGGAAATAAAAGCAGTGCCGATAAAAAATTTTTGGAAAATAAAAATTTGTGGAATTTATAG
- the selA gene encoding L-seryl-tRNA(Sec) selenium transferase, translating to MIKFPKIDKISDKFGECFRPEILRISREIIERERKKAIKGEKFLNESEIFDEISREYENFKNLELKSLINATGIVIHTNFGRSVISPEILDRAGKNLENYTNLEYDQNIGKRGNRYDYTAKLFSLLFDAPDALVVNNNAAAVFLVLNTFCKNKECVVSRGELVEIGGSFRIPEVMINSGAILHEIGTTNKTKLQDYENAICENTALLMKVHRSNFAISGFTGDVYMNEISKLAKKRGLIDYFDIGSGFVYDLNFNLTKDEPKISDLLRAGVSLISFSGDKLFGGVQAGIILGSRELISKLRKNQLLRMLRVDKITLSLLAETIKAYINKEFELIPTISMINESEQNLRKNVEVVAHILSENKISFEICKTETFVGGGSLACRTYPSVAIAFGGIKPEILEEKFRKNGVIGRIENEKFLLDFRSIFKKDLKILANKILDIFHE from the coding sequence ATGATAAAATTCCCTAAAATAGATAAAATTTCGGACAAATTCGGTGAATGTTTCAGACCTGAAATTTTACGAATTTCGCGTGAAATCATAGAAAGAGAGCGAAAAAAAGCAATTAAAGGCGAAAAGTTTTTAAATGAAAGTGAAATTTTTGATGAAATTTCACGTGAGTATGAAAATTTTAAAAATTTAGAGTTAAAATCTTTAATAAACGCCACAGGTATCGTAATTCATACAAATTTTGGAAGAAGCGTGATTTCACCTGAAATTTTAGATCGAGCCGGTAAAAATTTGGAAAATTATACAAATCTGGAATATGATCAAAATATCGGTAAGCGTGGCAATCGATATGATTATACGGCAAAACTTTTTTCACTTCTTTTTGACGCACCTGACGCACTTGTCGTAAATAATAATGCAGCTGCTGTATTTTTGGTGCTTAATACTTTTTGTAAAAATAAAGAATGCGTTGTCAGTCGCGGCGAGCTTGTGGAAATCGGCGGAAGTTTTCGAATTCCTGAAGTTATGATAAACTCGGGCGCCATCTTGCATGAAATAGGCACTACAAACAAAACAAAATTGCAGGATTATGAAAATGCGATTTGCGAAAATACAGCGCTTTTGATGAAAGTTCATCGTTCAAATTTCGCTATCAGCGGTTTTACTGGCGATGTTTATATGAATGAAATTTCAAAACTTGCCAAAAAGCGCGGACTTATAGATTATTTTGATATCGGAAGCGGTTTTGTCTATGATTTGAATTTCAATCTCACAAAAGATGAGCCTAAAATTTCAGATCTTTTGCGCGCTGGAGTTAGTTTAATAAGTTTTAGCGGAGACAAACTTTTTGGCGGGGTACAGGCAGGAATTATTTTAGGATCACGCGAGCTTATTTCAAAACTTCGTAAAAATCAGCTTCTTAGAATGCTTAGAGTTGATAAAATCACTCTTTCACTCTTGGCAGAGACGATAAAAGCTTATATAAATAAAGAATTTGAGCTCATTCCTACAATTTCCATGATAAACGAAAGTGAGCAGAATTTGCGCAAAAATGTCGAAGTTGTGGCTCATATCTTAAGCGAAAATAAAATTTCATTTGAAATTTGTAAAACCGAAACGTTCGTTGGCGGCGGGAGTCTTGCTTGCAGAACTTATCCAAGCGTAGCGATTGCATTCGGCGGCATAAAACCTGAAATTTTGGAAGAAAAATTTCGCAAAAACGGCGTTATAGGAAGAATCGAAAATGAAAAATTTTTACTTGATTTTAGAAGTATTTTTAAAAAAGATTTGAAAATTTTAGCAAATAAAATTTTGGATATTTTCCATGAATAG
- a CDS encoding site-specific integrase, whose amino-acid sequence MTNKDIKNIVISTKEQRIKLSNNLILRVIKYKDFYLGTTGKITKKLGRFPDMSLDEALYIANNYDLSLANIYFKYLQTYSTTLSKKTISIKNNLFSYLKSISHIPIDKITRSNLIKTLSTPYSQGKYEIVKRSYNLIKTLHDYANIQGLIDSPNPFTIPISKIYSFPKTIGYSWIDDIDSLKALIDYIITKPNLSIEVHSRLVLNLFLGLRAINISSLTSNHLISKNTLYFKANEMKTNKDFYLGITPLLAKAVSNLPIKTISTESINKALKDFKPKNIKGSFRFTNHSFRKVLATFCRNYGKFSVDYIDATLSHKVGSVITRTYMKSNDINITREVISWYQDFLFSLDSRLKDLLVKIY is encoded by the coding sequence ATGACTAATAAAGATATTAAGAACATAGTTATATCAACTAAAGAACAAAGAATTAAATTATCTAATAACTTGATCTTAAGAGTTATAAAGTATAAAGATTTTTATCTGGGAACAACTGGGAAGATTACTAAAAAATTAGGCAGATTTCCTGATATGTCTTTAGATGAAGCTTTATACATAGCTAATAATTATGATTTATCATTAGCTAATATCTACTTTAAATATTTACAAACATACTCTACAACATTATCTAAAAAGACTATTAGTATTAAAAATAATCTTTTCTCATATCTTAAATCAATTTCTCATATACCTATTGATAAAATCACTAGATCTAATCTCATAAAAACATTATCTACTCCATACTCTCAAGGAAAATATGAAATAGTTAAAAGAAGTTATAATTTAATTAAAACCTTACATGATTATGCTAACATTCAAGGATTAATAGATTCTCCTAATCCTTTTACTATACCTATCTCTAAAATCTACTCTTTTCCTAAGACAATAGGATATTCTTGGATAGATGATATAGACTCATTAAAAGCCTTAATTGACTATATAATTACTAAACCTAACCTATCTATCGAAGTTCATTCTAGACTTGTTTTAAACCTATTCTTAGGCTTAAGAGCTATAAATATTTCCTCTTTAACTTCTAATCATCTCATTAGTAAAAATACTTTATACTTTAAAGCTAATGAGATGAAAACTAATAAAGATTTTTATCTAGGTATTACTCCTTTACTAGCTAAAGCAGTATCTAATTTACCTATTAAAACAATCTCTACAGAAAGTATTAATAAAGCTCTTAAAGATTTTAAACCTAAGAATATTAAAGGAAGTTTTAGATTTACTAATCACTCATTTAGAAAAGTATTAGCAACATTTTGTAGAAATTATGGTAAGTTTTCAGTAGATTATATAGATGCAACTTTATCTCATAAAGTAGGTAGTGTAATAACTAGAACTTATATGAAATCTAATGATATTAATATAACTAGAGAAGTTATTAGTTGGTATCAGGATTTCTTATTTAGTTTAGATAGTAGGTTAAAAGATTTACTTGTTAAAATATACTAA